Proteins from one Chaetodon auriga isolate fChaAug3 chromosome 19, fChaAug3.hap1, whole genome shotgun sequence genomic window:
- the zmat5 gene encoding zinc finger matrin-type protein 5, translated as MGKRYYCDYCDRSFQDNMHNRKKHLNGVQHHRAKKAWFDHFRDSSAILCDEQTKKPCRKFLQKGICDFGPNCRFSHMSEEDLFRLKRQVEDERQLREDSVDRLMPERSVEDWLSRREMKKTALSTKEDLKTEEDGEEGRAESDVPEQLLSIPDLPPSLLPPPPGGWKVKVNTEWG; from the exons ATGGGAAAGCGGTACTACTGTGACTACTGTGATCGGTCCTTTCAGGACAACATGCACAACAGGAAGAAGCATCTGAATGGTGTTCAGCATCACAGAGCTAAAAAGGCCTGGTTCGACCATTTTAGAG ACTCTTCAGCGATTCTGTGTGAcgagcaaacaaaaaaaccctgcagGAAGTTTCTCCAAAAAG gAATTTGTGATTTTGGCCCTAACTGCAGGTTTTCTCACATGTCAGAAGAGGACCTGTTTCGTTTAAAAAGACAGGTGGAAG ATGAAAGGCAGCTCAGAGAGGACTCTGTAGACAGACTCATGCCTGAGCGAAGTGTAGAAGACTGGCTCTCTAGAAGGGAAATGAAGAAGACTGCCCTCAGCACCAAAGA AGATCTAAAAACTGAGGAAGACGGCGAAGAGGGCCGAGCAGAAAGTGACGTGCCTGAACAGCTCCTCTCCATTCCCGACCTTCCACCCTCTCTATTACCGCCACCCCCAGGTGGATGGAAAGTCAAAGTGAACACAGAATGGGGTTGA
- the uqcr10 gene encoding cytochrome b-c1 complex subunit 9, protein MALAKSVYNLLFRRTSTFAITIMVGAVFFERLFDQGGDAIFEQMNRGKLWKHIQHNYENKDEE, encoded by the exons ATGGCGCTGGCGAAGTCGGTCTACAACCTGCTCTTCAGGAGAACGTCAACTTTCGCTATAACCATCATGGTTGGAGCGGTCTTCTTTGAACGATTATTCGACCAAGGTGGCGATGCCATTTTTGAGCAGATGAATCGCGGG aaactgtggaaacacattcaacacaacTATGAGAACAAAGACGAGGAATAG
- the gal3st1b gene encoding galactosylceramide sulfotransferase: MMFGIKGSKCTLVIRGLILWVLLTNVMVVLYCLTNPTQEKIRGSQEDTCPLSVAKLMKQNGTTPAQSTTSQSDQCSPTVDIMFMKTHKTASSTVLNILFRFGEKHKLKFAFPDGRNDFFYPSPFLCSQVKDYRPGECFNIVCNHMRFDRQEVAKLLPPDAVYITILREPVDLFESSFRYYHRAVPLTWRISGEDKLAEFLDDPQSFYSPESFNSFYLKNLLFFDFGFDNNLEADDPRVMRDIHNLAKQLDLVLIAEYFEESLILLKDTLCWTMEDILYFKLNARKRSSVSQLTPELRAKARQWNGADWRLYQHFNATFWARVEAFGRERMKEEVKELRRRNAEMKAICIQDGGAVEAQKIQDTRFLPWQPVGESSILGYNMKKNIHPKFRTVCEKMLTPEIQYLSDMGVSLWLTRLWGWLKDAVFII, translated from the exons ATGATGTTTGGCATCAAAGGAAGTAAGTGCACACTTGTAATAAGAGGCCTGATTCTCTGGGTGCTACTGACCAACGTCATGGTGGTGCTGTACTGCTTGACGAACCCAACTCAAGAGAAGATTAG GGGCTCCCAAGAGGACACGTGTCCTCTCAGTGTGGCAAAATTAATGAAGCAAAATGGAACCACCCCTGCTCAAAGCACAACCTCCCAGTCAGATCAGTGCTCCCCGACAGTGGACATCATGTTCATGAAGACCCATAAAACTGCTAGCAGCACCGTCCTCAACATCCTCTTCAGATTTGGTGAAAAGCACAAGCTTAAATTCGCCTTCCCTGATGGCCGCAATGACTTCTTCTACCCTTCGCCTTTCCTGTGCTCCCAGGTGAAGGACTACAGGCCCGGAGAGTGTTTCAACATTGTTTGCAACCACATGCGCTTTGACCGTCAAGAAGTAGCCAAGCTCCTGCCTCCAGATGCTGTGTACATCACCATCCTCCGTGAGCCGGTGGATCTCTTTGAGTCGTCCTTCCGTTATTACCACAGAGCAGTTCCTCTCACATGGAGGATCAGTGGAGAGGACAAACTGGCAGAGTTTCTCGACGATCCTCAGTCCTTCTACAGCCCAGAGTCTTTCAACTCATTCTATCTTAAGAATCTGCTCTTTTTTGACTTTGGTTTTGATAACAACCTGGAGGCTGATGATCCTCGCGTAATGAGGGACATTCATAACTTAGCGAAGCAACTTGATCTGGTTCTCATAGCAGAATATTTTGAGGAGTCTCTTATCCTGCTTAAGGACACATTGTGTTGGACCATGGAGGACATCCTCTATTTTAAACTCAATGCTCGCAAGCGCTCGTCTGTATCTCAGCTGACTCCTGAGTTGAGAGCCAAAGCTCGACAATGGAACGGGGCAGACTGGAGACTCTATCAGCACTTTAATGCTACTTTCTGGGCCAGAGTAGAGGCATTCgggagagaaagaatgaaagaggaggtgaaagagctgaggagaagaaaTGCTGAGATGAAGGCCATCTGTATCCAGGATGGAGGCGCAGTCGAAGCACAAAAAATTCAGGACACGCGGTTCCTGCCCTGGCAGCCAGTTGGAGAGTCTTCCATCCTGGGGTACAACATGAAGAAGAATATTCATCCCAAATTCAGGACAGTCTGTGAAAAGATGCTCACACCTGAGATACAGTACTTATCAGACATGGGCGTAAGCTTGTGGCTTACTAGACTATGGGGTTGGTTAAAAGATGCAGTTTTTATCATTTAA
- the prodha gene encoding proline dehydrogenase 1, mitochondrial, which produces MSYKFVAALVRAKSGNVNKIRVSPGRCRSTVASTKSQEDKEQQLDDCTVVETVPVELISQTKNVPNTHLNKIHIDFDNTQEAYRSKGNIELLRSLLVFKLCTIDLLVEKNKELMELSKKLFGQRMFEKLMKMTFYGQFVAGEDHNSIKPLIQKNQAFGVGAVLDYSVEEDLTQEEAEKKEMDSCVSEAEKESPDADHREKKYKAHRQFGDRRGGVISARTYFYADESKCDNQMETFINCIKASGGASADGFSAIKMTALGRPQFLLQFSEVLVKWRQFFKFLAAQQGKSEMMVLEQKLELEQLKESLAMLGVGAKKDIENWLTGEKLGLSGTIDLLDWNSLINDTTTISNLLMVPNLETGQLEPLLNKFTAEEERQMKRMLQRVDVLAKHALENGVRLMVDAEQTYFQPAISRLTLEMQRKFNREKPIIFNTYQCYLKEAYDNVTVDIELSRREGWYFGAKLVRGAYMYQERDRAKEIGYEDPINPDYEATNRMYHKCLEYVLEEIEHSRKANIMVATHNEDTVKFTLQKMNEMGLSPTENKVYFGQLLGMCDQISFPLGQAGFPVYKYVPYGPVNEVIPYLSRRAQENRGFMKGSQRERHLLWMELKRRVLGGQIFYKPVY; this is translated from the exons ATGTCGTACAAGTTCGTCGCGGCCCTTGTGAGGGCAAAGTCGGGCAATGTCAACAAAATACGCGTTTCCCCTGGAAGATGTCGGTCAACAGTGGCATCCACCAAGAGCCAAGAAGACAAAGAGCAACAGTTGGATGACTGCACCGTGGTGGAAACTGTGCCGGTTGAACTCATCAGCCAGACCAAGAATGTCCCAAATACGCATTTAAACAAAATCCACATTGACTTCGACAACACACAGGAAGCCTACAGAAGTAAGGGTAACATTGAGCTGCTGAGGAGCCTGCTGGTCTTCAAGCTTTGTACCATTGACCTCCTCGTCGAGAAGAACAAAGAG ctgatggAGCTGAGTAAGAAGCTGTTTGGTCAGAGGATGTTTGagaagctgatgaagatgaccTTCTACGGTCAGTTTGTGGCAGGGGAAGACCACAACTCCATCAAACCTTTAATACAGAAGAATCAAGCCTTCGGTGTCGGGGCAGTTTTGGACTATAGTGTTGAAGAGGACTTGACACAAGAGGAGGCTGAGAAGAAGGAAATGGA ttcatgtgtctctgaagcagagaaagaaagtccAG ACGCTGACCACCGAGAGAAGAAGTACAAGGCCCATCGGCAGTTCGGGGACAGGCGTGGGGGGGTTATCAGTGCTCGTACCTACTTCTATGCAGATGAGTCCAAATGTGACAACCAAATGGAGACATTCATAAACTGCATTAAAGCCTCTG GTGGAGCCTCTGCAGATGGATTTTCTGCCATCAAAATGACTGCTCTGGGACGCCCACAGTTCCTT CTCCAGTTTTCAGAAGTCCTGGTGAAATGGAGGCAGTTCTTCAAGTTCCTCGCAGCCCAGCAGGGGAAATCTGAAATGATGGTTTTGGAACAAAAACTGGAGCTGGAACAGCTCAAG GAAAGTTTGGCTATGCTGGGTGTTGGAGCCAAGAAGGACATTGAGAACTGGTTAACTGGTGAGAAGCTGGGTTTGTCAGG AACAATAGATCTGCTGGACTGGAACAGTTTAATTAACGATACGACAACAATCTCCAACCTGCTTATGGTGCCAAACCTTGAG ACAGGCCAGCTGGAACCTTTGTTGAACAAGTtcacagctgaggaggagaggcagatgAAGAGAATGTTACAGAGGGTGGACGTTCTGGCCAAG CATGCCCTTGAGAATGGGGTAAGGCTAATGGTGGACGCCGAGCAGACGTACTTCCAACCGGCTATTAGTCGACTGACCCTGGAAATGCAGAGGAAATTCAACAGGGAGAAGCCGATCATTTTCAACACTTACCAGTGTTACCTGAAG GAAGCTTATGACAATGTAACTGTGGATATTGAGCTGTCACGACGAGAGGGCTGGTACTTTGGTGCCAAGCTGGTTCGTGGAGCTTACATGTaccaagagagagacagggccAAAGAGATTGGCTACGAAGACCCAATAAACCCAGACTATGAGGCCACGAACAGGATGTATCACAA GTGCTTGGAGTACGTGCTGGAGGAGATCGAACACAGCAGGAAAGCAAATATCATGGTTGCAACTCACAACGAGGACACGGTGAAATTTACCCTTCAAAA gaTGAATGAGATGGGCCTTTCACCCACTGAGAATAAGGTTTACTTTGGACAGCTGCTGGGAATGTGTGACCAGATCAGCTTCCCACTAG GTCAAGCAGGTTTCCCAGTCTATAAGTATGTCCCGTATGGCCCCGTCAACGAGGTCATTCCTTATCTGTCCCGCCGTGCTCAAGAGAACCGTGGCTTCATGAAGGGATCCCAGAGGGAGCGCCACCTGTTGTGGATGGAGCTGAAACGGAGGGTGCTGGGTGGTCAGATTTTCTACAAGCCGGTCTACTAA